A window of Nomascus leucogenys isolate Asia chromosome 19, Asia_NLE_v1, whole genome shotgun sequence genomic DNA:
aacttccgacctcaagtgatcctcccgcctcggcctcccaaagttctgatattacaggcgtgtgccgccacacccggcctcttGAGGTTATTTTTCATGTTCAAGGGATGGACAAAGACCACCTGCAGCCAGTTCCATTATTCAAGGAATCgaagtaaaattttgttttaagagagGGTGATGCTAAGAAATAAAGTCCATCTGTAGGTCAgggttaaaagaaaagaaaataaagtgcgAATAATACTGTACGGCTGCCTTGGTGTATAGTGGTGAGCATAGCTGCCTCCAAATAACACCGTACAACAAAGTATTTacctttctaaaaatacatatacgTTTTGCACTCCGAGGCTCTCGGCTTCAGGAGGCTGATAAAACTTCAAGTCCCTTTGCTACAGACCACCAGGGACACACTTGTCCACCCACAAAGAAGTGAGGTTTACTAGCTGCGGCAAGAGAAACACAGCAGACCAGCGCCTGCTTTCTCAGCACAGGGACAGGTATCATTTCGGGAAGTTTAGGTGAAGTTTAACACGAAACCGCCTCTGACAGATTCGGCGCAGGGCTGTGTGTCATGCAGTTAACATCACACGGGGCTGAGAAGCTGACTCGGGGACACAAGCTCAAGCCAAATGTGCAATGCTGGGTCGGAAGCCCCTTATCCCAGGCTGCGCTCCAGGGAATCGGGGCTGCTTCCCTGGGAGGGGCGGCCTCCCAGCTCAGCGTCTGCAGGCTACGCGGTTTCAAGCAGCAACGTCTCTCCCAGTCTAGCTGTGCAGAGGACGACTTCTCAGCAGAGGCCGAAAGCTGGCCGCCTCCGCTCCCCCGGCCCCCGGCTCCTGCCGCGGTTCCCACCCAGCTCCCGCTTCCCCCGGTTCCCTGGTGCCCTCGGCTGCCCTCAGCGATCCCCTAGCCCGCGGAACGCTCGGCCCGGGCCTGCAAGCAACACGCGCGGGAACCCACGGAGCACGGCCCGGCCGCCAGGCCACGGTCGCCCAGCGACCCGGAAACACTCGCCTCCAGTGAATCAAGGCAGTGACACCTGACTGTCCTCCACATGCCCCCAGAACTATGACGAGGACCCACGCAGAAGCCCGCCCCACTCTCGTCGCATTAGGGACCCCGAAATCCGACTGCCCACGGGAAGCCACTCGCCGCAGTCTCACCTGAGGTGCGTTCAAGGGCGGACTGCGCATGCGCAAAGGTTGGCGACGCTCCACCCCTTCCGTTGTCGGCTCCGCCCCCACATTCGTAGTTACCATTAATTGTACTCTGACAGCGACCCGAACGGGACTGCCAGCTATGTGCATTATTTTACGGAATATTCGCAATAACACGTGCAACAGGTGCTGAGTTGTATCTCATTTTACGGAGAAAGCAAGAGGCTTACACTGCCCACAATCGCACCATTAGTAAAATCAGAATTCacatttgaacccaggacactGACTACGTGTAGCCTGTTCTGGGTCGTTTTTCTAACACTCTGAAACTTAAAGTGTGATAGTCTCAGAGGACTACCAACATGAGCATCACCTgaaaacttattaaaaatgaagaactaggccgggcgcggtggctcacgcctataatcccagcactttcggaggcctagttgggaggatcacgagatcaggagaccgagaccatcctggctaacacagtgaaaccccatctctactaaaaatacattaaaaaaatatatagctgggcgtagtggcatgcgcctgtaatcccagctactcgggaggctgaggcaggagaatcgcttgaacccgggaggaggaggttgcagtgagctgagatcgcgccactgccctccagcctgggcgacagagtgagactctgtctcaaaaaaaaaaaaaaaatgcagaactACTGAATCTGAAACTGCATTTTAGCCAGATCCCTAAATAATTCGTTTGCAAAGTAACACTtgagaaggggagaaggggacaaggaaacagagaagagaaaaagaatataaaactatATTGAAGTACCGTGTGCAAGACAAAGCCTGGAACATCCAAAACAGACACAGATCTACCTTCATCAAAGTTCTAGTCTAGTTAGGGGTATTTACCACAAATAACTGATGAAAAGTACACAACGATAAGGGCCTTGCTTTGAATCCGAGGAATCTGTAAATGTTTTAGAGAAGGGGTGATAGCTGGAGCTAACACTGTCCATGCCAAGTAAAGGAAGTGCCTCTGCAAGGTGCTCTGTGATTGCCCCAATTTTCCTATCTaacacccaccccaccccagtctAGCCCATGTGGTTCATCTGTGTAACTAAAGCATCATAAATTGTGAAAAATGTGAATGCGTAAACTATATTGATTTAAAGCATGTCATTGTTAGTTAAGATCGCTCAGATCTATGCAGATCCAGAACTCTAACCTCTTCCACTATATCGACCTCTCTAGTATCCTCTTAAAGTCTGGGCTTTGTACATTCTCTTGATCTCCTCTACCTGCTCTATAGAAACTGTGTCTGGCTTGAACCTCGGttctatttaataatatatatttgactTTCTCTCAAACTTTTTTCACAAGCTCCCTTTCTGCAttatgttgctttttattttgtctgttaCTGTTTTCACTGTCATTAACTATTTTTCTCAAAACTTTCAGAACTCTACCCCTATACCACTGAAGTTCCCTTTCCCCTCCAACTGACACATTcaccatcttttttctttttcttttcctcatcatcagcctcctcatcttcctctttctttcttcttcttcttcttcttcctcttctttattcttcttcttcttcctcttcttctcctcctcctcctcctcctcctcttcttcttcttcttctgcttctgcttcttcttcttcttccttcttcttcttcttcttcttttctttcttcctctttcttcaccttgctctgtcacccaggctggagtgcagtggcacaatcatagctcactgcagccttgaactcccaggctcaagtaatcctaccCTGgcccccccagcctcccaagtagctgggactacagacattcaccaccacacctggctaattaaaaaaaaattttttttttgtagagacagggtctccctgtgttgcccaggctagtctccaactcctgggctcaagtgatcctcccactttggcatcCCAAGTGTTAGAAATACAgctgtgagcctctgtgcctgcccttcttctttttttaaaaaaaagaatagtcaaGTACAGTAGTGAGAAGGGGGAAGGAGTAAGTACATCCATAATCTTTAAAGATTCATCCACGAtagatattttcttattaaaagcaCCCACCATGACTTCCACGAAACACTTTGTTAAATATCATTTAAGATACTATGCCTTGAGCTTTCAGGCCTATCTTTGTCCACTTGGGCTGCTATAACCAAATGCCATAAACTGATGGGTTATaatcaacagaaatttgtttctcatgaTTCTaaagactgggaagtccaaaatcaaggtgtcacaAGATTCAACATCTGGTAAAGACCAACTTTCTGGTTTCTgagatggtgccttctcactgtgtccttacatgggGCAAGGGGCAAGGgcctctctggggcctcttttaaatccttggccaggcacggtggctcacacctgtaatctcaacactttgggaggccaaggtagttggctcacctgaggtcaggagttcaagaccagcccagacaaaatggtgaaactccacctctactaaaaacacaaaaattagctgggcatggtggcacacgccggTAGtgtcagctacccaggaggctgaggcaggagaattgcttgaactcagtaggcagaagttgcagccTGGActacatagtgagactccgtctcaaaataaataaatgaaagggcACTAATACCAttcttgagggcagagccctcatgacctaatcacttcccaaaggccctgcctcctaataccatcactttggggatttcaacatatgaatttaggaagAACAAAAACTTTCAGACCATATAGCAAGGCTCCACTACATTGGTTTGAAATACCAGCATATCAGTGTTAAAAGTACCAGGATGACAAAGCAAGATGAAAAAGCcattggggctgggtgcagtggctcacacctgtaatcccagcactttgggaggccaaggcgggcagatcacctgaggtcaggagttcgagaccaccctggccaacaaggagaaaccccatctctactaaaaatacaaaaattagctgagtgaggtggagcacacctgtaatcccagctatttggtaggctaaggcaggagaattgcttgaactcaggaggcagaggttacagtgagccaagatcacgccactgcactccagcctggacaacagggagactgtgtctcaaaaaaggaaggaaggaaggaaggaaggaaggaaggaaggaaggaaggaaggaaggaaggaaggaaggaagacagaagaaaaggtCACTGGAATGGTTCAgactgaataaaagaaaagaggggaaaaaaagcttaaaaaaatgataacaaGCTTTACCAACTTGGGCCTGGCAGAATGGCTCCTGCAAAGAACAGTGGCAAGAAGAAAATGGACCATTCTGCCATCAACGAGGTGATGACCCGAGAATACACCAACATTCACAAGCACATCCACAGAGTGGGCTTCAAGAAGCATGTCCCTCAGGCACTCAAAGAGATCCGGAAATTTTGCCATGAAGGAGATGGAACTCCAGATGTGTGCATTGATACCAGGCTCAATAAAGTTGTCTTTGCCAAAGGAATAAGGAATGTCCCATATCATATCCTCATGCGGTTGTCCAGAGGATGTAATGAGGATGAAGATGCACCAAATAAGCTCTGTACTTTGATTACCTATGTACCTGTTACCACTTTCAAAAATCTACAGatagtcagccaggcatggtggctcatgcctgtaaccccagcattttgggaggccaagatgggcagatcactcgaggtcaggagttcaagaccagcttggccaatattctgaaaccccgtctctactaaaaatacaaaaaattagccaagatcgcactgcactccagcctgggtgacaaagcaaggctttgtctcgaaaaaaaaaaaaaaaaaaatctacagacaGTCAGTGTGGATGAGAACTAACCACTGAATCTTCAACTACATCAAATACAGTTATAAAGTTGCCttcacaaaaaaacagaaattataagaaagacTAAAATAATTGTATAGAAATGTTATGATTTCTgcaggaaaatatatataaactaataACGGTATTGCACAAAGCTTGACAtccccataaatatttgttacacaCTCTGAACCCTGCTATAGATTTCACAAACACATTTTGAGATATGACACATTTTGGCCACAAGGTTTAGAGCAGGAAAAGTGTAGACTGCAGTAGAAACTTTTACCAAGGGTCCTTTAGCGACAGTGCCTTCCTGGTCCTAGCCTGATTTACTAATTCTGGCAGAGGGATGCAAATAACTAGAAAGATGTGCTAGTTCTCTCCAAAGCACAGAAGCAGGCTAAAATCCCAGTCTTCTGTAGTGGCCATAGGGACCTCCACTTTAACAAATAGGTACTAGGTTTGCTGTGCATTCCCCCATCTTCACCTTAAAGCCTAgacatttcttttcatattttctccttttttttttttttgtgtatatgtctATAGACtggaaaaaacaaaggaaaagaagataaGAGGGCATGGTGTCTTCAATGCCaaggaaataaactttattttattattattattattattattttttttttttttttttttgagacagagtctcactctgtcacccaggctggagtgcagtggcacaatctcggctcactggatagagtctcactctgtcacccaggctggagtacagtggcacgatctcagctcactacaacccctgccacccggattcaagcgattttcttgccttggcctcccaagtagttgggactacaggcgtgcaccaccacacctggctaattttttttttttagtagagacagagtttcaccatgttggccaggctggtctcaaactcctgagctcaggcaatccgcctgcctcggcctcccgaagtgctggtattataggcatgaaccaccacacccagccggaaAGAAACTTTAAATAAGCCTCCCATGCAGCTGCCTCTGGGGCATGAGCCAGGCCATAGCTGGCAAAGCCTGACAGGTCTGCAGTAATTTATCTCCAATATGGGTAAGACGCAAGGAGCTAAAGAGGAAGCTAGGACTTTATATAACATGAGACTCACCTGGACTCATAGATATGACAGTACAAACATATCACACGATACAGGTTATTCTGTAATTATTCATGCTGGTTTCCTCCCTCCATTATGCTTGCCAGACAACTAACAGTTGAGTATGTAGAATTGTAAGGTTAACAGGTTGACCTAAGCCTAGGCAAACTAAGAATCAGAGTTCACATTATCAATCCCAAAGAGCCTCCTAAATCCTCCTGTAATTACAGGCATTAGTGCCGGAACAAGATCCAACCCATTGTCTTTTTAAGTGTTTTACTCACAAGAAGCAAGCAAACAACAACCATGTTTGAATCAATGTCTTAAATTCTACCTGACCAGAGGGAAACAAAGACTCTTTGTAATGTAAGGGATAATCCCACTAAGCAGATTGGCAAGGAGTTCAGTCCTgctcctcttttatttttgggGAGGGAAATTCTTAAATACACCTTTGCAACTACAGCTAATATCATCAAATTATTATGTAAGGCAAGAAGGCCTTTAAGTGGGAGTgatgtatagaaatataaaaatactaagaTATTCAGATATTCTGATTTTACCTTTTCACATactgcttctttaaaaaataaatattcacctACATAATGAAACCCATATACCTGTTCCTAGCTAGGAACCCTCTCTGGTCAGTTCtttcccctctgtaaaatggagattaaaaacTACTGTCACACATCCACCACCTGCCTCTCACCTTCTGTTGACATATAGAATTTCCTCAATTCCAAGATGTACTTGTTTCCATATGTTTACATTTCAGAAATAGGAATGCATCTTACAGTtgatatatatattgaatatagtATTTGTCCCAAAATGctgttattaaataaaatgtcttagtgatgcaggatttttcttggcTGCTTAACCAGCCAGAAACCTCTAAGGCTGGCAACACCCCTGCCCAGgccctgggctcactgcaggagGCACCCAGCCCAACCGGCTGCACTTGCTGCACTCCCACCTAGATCCAGTGCTTGCAGAGGGATCCACACTCAGCCCACAGCTGGGCTGGCCATGCCATGACGTGCTTCCACCTTGGGCAATGGTGTCTGGATAGGGGGAACATGGTGACACCCAAACAGGGGTGCCAGCAACCCCAGCTCCCAGAGCGGGTGTTACAGCATGCTAACAGCTCTTTTAGTCCCATTGCCCCACTCCAGCCTGCTGCTCCTGGGCTGGCCTGGCCCTGTCACTCCTTCCCTCATGTGGGGCGGCTGCCCTACACCAGTGGAGGGTGGGGGATACAGTATTACAGCTTTTTTCATACCCACCTTCAGGCTAAGGGGGCTACATGCCTTAGGGTTGTGGACCACCCTCTTTGagtcccctctctgctgagagctgttccGTTGCTCAGTAAAACTCTTCTCCCCCCTTCTCACTCTTCAGTTTTCAgcataacctcattcttcttggatgcggGACAAGAACTTGCTATCCGCCAAATGAGGGTACAAAAAAGGCTGTAACACTGTGACCCTCTGCCTGCTGCTCGTGCCCGCAGCCACCCCACACAATAGaaagcagcagccaggctgggccaGCTGTGGAGTCTATGGGCCTGAGTAGGCAGGGGACTGAATGAGCTGTAACATAGGTGGTCTGGGGCACCAGGCTGAGCCGGGCCCAGGTGGGGATGTGCGATCCTGCGTCACCAGAACCCAGGAAATTTATTGCCCTTGTGGTCCTAAAAATCTCTCTCCtcagaaaataagatttttttttttttcagtgaaaaatcCCATGGCCTTGTTTCTCATAGCAGGTAAAGAAGCACCAAAGAATTCACTGGTACTAACTATTAAACCTCTGCCCTCTGAGATCTCATTGTAAGTGTCTTTCTGCCTGGACTTAGCTGTACTAACTGCGTTCCAATCCTAGCCCCTCCAAAGCCTGACTCTGCAATTATAACCAGGAacctcaacttttaaaatatcttttaatcactcactttctttccctcccctcttaccccttcactccctccctctctaGACCTTCTCCCCTGGCAATGCATGTTTATCTAATTGTTTTCTTGGTTAAAATATTCCAGAAGCTAATCTTGAAACAAACCAGGGGCAGAGCCCCAACTGCAGAATCCTCATGCTTAGGGGGAGTCGCAAACATTTTCTCCACTACCATTAGGCTGAAATCAAGATAATGCCAAACAGACCTCTAAACAGGCAATTACCCAAGAGAGCCATTGAAACAAGACATACGGACCCTGCATCCTGTACCACTCCCACATGTCTCCCATACATTTCCCCCTTAAAAATTCTATggtcagttttaaaatttaaggtgGTACTTTAGAACACTAGTTCACCATCTTCTCTGTTTGCTGGCTCTCCGATTAAAACCTGCTTTTCCTCCCACCAACCCTCACCTCTCATCTTCTAGAAGCCACTTAGCCCCTGTGGCCTCAACCTAACCGCAAAAGGTAGCAAAACAACACCCATTTCATAAGGCTGTTAGGAAATTACATCACATCATTCCTGTAATCTTAGCAATTTGGAAGGGGATGTGGTACATGCAAGTACTCAATAATGTTAGCTATCCTTTTAACTGATACATGAATGACAGTACAGCTAGGTAACTAAGCATAACTAGAAGTCACCTTCTTAACTGGTGAAGAGAAAGGtaaatacagtgaaaaaaattaCCTTCTTATAAAAATGGAAGACAGGTAAGAAGAAGGATGTGGGGAAGATAATGGGagagaaataagaagaaatataCAGTCTATGTTTATAGATATTTGACTTATCAAGAGGCCAAAGAGTAAATTATGACCCAGAAAATGTACCAGATAGGATATAGGCTAAACTGCTATAACTTTTGAGTAATTATAATTGTAATTGTTGAGACTGCAATAATTCAGTGGCTCAAACAAGATGAACAATTATGCTCTTTCACATACAGGTCAGAAGGAGGCCTGTTACACAGTGTGAGTCACAGGAGGGTGGCTCTCTTTCTCAAGGCCATCTGGTAAGCCAGTTTCCTCTATCTTGTTAGTCTGCCATCCCCTGGAGTGTGCTTTCCTCCGAATTAGCAAATCTGGCTTGCCAACACAGTATTTACCTTCCAGGTATGGGGAAGGCACTAAAGAAGATTGGAGAGCCATCAACTTACTGTTTTAGCCACAAGGCCACACCAAGTTGCTGGGAGATGGGAAGTGTGGGCCAacttacccaaaggaaaaaggggagagtGGCTGCTAGAGAAAGACTGTACCCTAGGAAATGTTCCAGGGAGAAGCACCTTCCCCTGCACGCACATTAAGAGACACAATGACATAGTATGACCTTCTGGGGGCACTAcactggaaaagggaagaaagcctcagatgggcatgcaTACAGCTTCCTAAACACACTACACATGCTTCCTTCTTGAGGGTAAGGAGGGCAGCCCACCCTAaaggaagaatcatgggaaagtgGTGTGAGATGCTGGAAGTGGGCCAGCCTATGAAGGCCTAGCCTCAAGGTTAAACATTGCACTTGTTCTTGAAGTCACCCACTTGGGTCTCTTCtaagtgtactttcctttctttcctgctctaaatcttttaataaacttccactcctgctctgaaacttgcctcagtctctttttctgccttacatCCTCAgtcaattctttcttctgaggaggcaagaagtgaggttgctgcagacccatatggGGTAACTCAGATACATTTCCACTGTTaacaatattacataaacttttaGAGATATATTATCATTAGCTCAGAGTAACACAACTAGTAAATAGTAGAGTCAAGGTTCAAACTCAGGTCTTTAGACTTGTGTATATATTGAGCCAGTAAATGAGAGTGCCTGAGACTGCCCCCAAATCTGGTCTCTTTTCCACCCCACCAACCTACCTCACAATCCCATTGCTTCCTTTCACACCACATAGGATATGTGTGGAAATCTATCAACCCAGGAGAGAACTGAGGTTTCATTCTGTGAATTTCTAATAGAAAAATTGCATGCCTGATTAAATACCTATTTGttagatatttaatatatattttcttctgttaagATATTCTATTCTTACTTTCATTGGGCAGGTTGCCTAAATGGTCCTGTAATCAACCCTTGGGGTAATATTCACTGATCCTCAGCCTATTTTGCACCTGTGGTTTAGCTTTTGCCAGGAGGATATGCAAAAGTGAGGGAGGGGTGgatgagaattaaatgatttctttttcatgtgaCTGGGAGGAGCCCTTTATCCCAGCCCCTGCCCAACTCCATTAAAAGCAATCACTCCCCCTGGACAGCCACAGAGCAGGTTCATTTACAGGGAGCCACCATGGCTGATAAATCCAAATTTATTGAGTATGTTGATGAAGctttagaaaaatcaaaagaaactgCACTTTCTCACTTATTTTTCACCTATCAGGGGATTCCTTACCCCATCAACATGTGCACTTCAGAAACTTTCCAAGCGCTGGACACCTTCGAAGCCAGACATGATGACATCGTGCTAGCATCTTATCCGAAGTGTGGTAAATAACAAGTCGTTTCCTACAAGTACACTTCTCATAGGGAGTAGGTTGGGGAGGGTGTGAGACAAAGGTGGGATGAAGGCGGTTTCTCATTGCAGGAATCTGGCTGAGCATCAGTGAGGAGGAGGGCCACCGTGGTTAAGTGCATAGGTTGTAAAATCAGTAGATAGAACTGCTAGATTAAAAAACCCGAGTGAAGGAAGAGCTCTGTGTGGAAAGGCGTGACAGAGGATGGAGGGCAGAAGGGGGTGGATGATGGGCCTGGAAGGGAGGAGCATGAATATGGGAAAGTCCAGTTGGCAAGGAACAGTGACAGTAGCAGTGATTTTGTCTTGATTTCTGGCTGGACAAAAGCACAGCCACTTCTATAATTTACATGATGGTTTCcatgttataaattatttttcaggatCAACTATTGCTCCATCAGTTTCTCAAATCACTTTTACAAAGATCCTTCAACAACGGAAAATAAGACATGAAGAATCTAAATTATCCTGCTTTCTACCATCTCCTTTTGATTCTTTCTACTGTTGTTTATTAAAGCCAACctcatttaatatcttttttcttaactGATGCTGTTTtcataaaatcaaaattatagattcctatagaaaatatgtattaatttaatgtaaaataatatatgcaactTATAATAAACTATTTCTATAACATAACATTGTTCTATAAGAAACATATTCTAGATTCAAAATGAAGCATTGTCCCTTGTTAAAGGAGCCATCTGAGAAATAAGTTGAATTTTATACTAATTATAGGTAAATGCTGTTTTCCATCAAACCATTTCTTTCCATAGCCCAAGTTATTTCAAACACAGAAGAACTAAATATACACATCAGGGAATGGTTGTAGATTTTAATCTACAATTATGTATATGCGAAAGTAACGTCCTTTTGTTATATCAAGACTCTGTAATGAGTTTTTATTCTGTGATTTTTCCGATAGGTTCAAACTGGATTCTCTACATTGTCAGTGAATTAATATATGCTGTTTCTAAAATACAGTTTGAATATCCAGAATTCCCAGTTCTTGAATGTGGGGATTCAGAAAGATATCAGGTTAGTACAAACAGCCTTTAACCTTACAGCAAATTATCATAGAAAGATTTCTTCCAGTTTGGAGATTCTTTAGTTTTCAGTTTAGAAAGTGCAATGCTAATAATTATCACAATTTACTGTGTGCTTACCATATCCTCAGCTGTTCAGGTATCATCTCGTTTTTTGCAAAATAACCTTATTACCATTTCACAAAAGATAGAACTGctagggacttgcccaaggtcaagggACTAATAAATgatagagccaagatttgaacccaagttttCTAGTTTGAGCTTTTAACGACTATACTGTATAGCCAgcctgtttttgttctttttattttaagtaggGGAAAAGTAAGCTAAGAAACCTCAGGAAATGAACAGAAAAGCCTCATCTCTGAAGACATGGACCTGTGCAGGGTGGTACTAGGAATCACCAGTCTTTTCCTAGTAAGgcatgatttttatttgaaatggagtctcacttcattgcccaggctgtagtgcagtggtgtgatcatggcttactgcagcctcgacctcctgggctcaagcgatcctcccgcttcaccctcctgagtagttgggactgcaggcacgtgccagtacacctggctaattttttaaaattttttttgtagagacagg
This region includes:
- the LOC100597976 gene encoding 60S ribosomal protein L31-like, with translation MAPAKNSGKKKMDHSAINEVMTREYTNIHKHIHRVGFKKHVPQALKEIRKFCHEGDGTPDVCIDTRLNKVVFAKGIRNVPYHILMRLSRGCNEDEDAPNKLCTLITYVPVTTFKNLQITVSVDEN